A region from the Acinetobacter lwoffii genome encodes:
- a CDS encoding histidine kinase dimerization/phospho-acceptor domain-containing protein — protein sequence MNDATHYLKTLDAKVMPSKVQSFAQNSKHLIHKLHQNPENEKVFSSYAAHELRSPLTAIKTHIQLAQLMAEQQASSPKLQQSLQQVHLGIRRCTQLLEQLLALSSTDQVLSDM from the coding sequence GTGAATGATGCTACTCATTATTTAAAAACCTTAGATGCCAAAGTAATGCCTTCCAAGGTACAGTCCTTTGCCCAAAACTCTAAGCACTTAATACATAAACTGCATCAAAATCCGGAAAATGAAAAAGTATTTAGTTCATACGCCGCCCATGAATTGCGTAGTCCTTTAACCGCGATCAAAACTCATATTCAGCTTGCACAACTGATGGCAGAACAACAGGCAAGCTCGCCCAAATTGCAACAGAGCTTGCAGCAGGTACACCTTGGTATCCGCCGATGTACCCAGCTACTGGAACAGCTTCTAGCACTTTCCTCTACCGATCA
- the lldP gene encoding L-lactate permease, translated as MLQQWQQIYDPIGNIWISSAIALVPIIFFFLALAIFRMKGSVAATITVFLAFLVSLFLYKMPIGMALASMVYGFFYGLWPIAWIIIGAVFIYKISVKTGQFDVIRSSILSITEDQRLQMLLVGFAFGTFLEGAAGFGAPVAITAALLVGLGFKPLYAAGLCLIVNTAPVAFGAMGIPIIVAGQVSGVDTMEISQMVGRQLPFMVPIVLIWIMAIMDGWRGVKETWPAILVASLSFSLAQYLTSNFVGPELPDITAAIASLISLTILLKYWKPKHIFLFEDKNIQVDETIIKQARKQYSVAQIAKAWSPFLILTAMVTIWSIKPFKDLFVKDGPLSDLVVSIKVPYLHQLIQKLPPVVPEIKDYDAIYKFDWLSATGTAIILAALITIIYLNMKPKEAVSTFFETVNELKTPIYSIGMVLAFAFIANYSGLSATLALALAHTGQAFTFFSPFLGWVGVFLTGSDTSANALFSALQATTAQQIGVPEVLLVAANTSGGVTGKMISPQSIAIACAAVGLVGKESDLFRFTVKHSIIFTVMIGIIVTLQAYVFPWMIP; from the coding sequence ATGCTTCAACAGTGGCAACAAATTTATGATCCTATAGGCAATATCTGGATTTCGAGTGCTATTGCGCTAGTTCCAATTATTTTCTTTTTTTTAGCGTTAGCTATTTTTCGCATGAAGGGTAGTGTAGCCGCTACAATTACCGTTTTTTTAGCCTTTCTGGTCTCATTATTTTTATACAAAATGCCAATTGGAATGGCATTAGCATCAATGGTCTATGGATTCTTCTACGGCCTGTGGCCAATTGCATGGATTATTATCGGTGCAGTTTTTATATATAAGATTTCAGTAAAAACAGGACAGTTTGATGTTATTCGTTCGTCTATTCTGTCAATTACAGAAGATCAACGTTTGCAAATGCTATTAGTTGGGTTTGCTTTTGGTACGTTTTTAGAAGGTGCGGCAGGTTTTGGTGCGCCCGTCGCAATTACTGCGGCACTGTTGGTGGGACTCGGCTTTAAGCCTTTATATGCGGCTGGGCTATGCCTGATAGTTAATACTGCACCTGTTGCTTTTGGTGCAATGGGAATTCCGATCATTGTCGCTGGGCAGGTTTCAGGTGTTGACACCATGGAAATCAGTCAAATGGTTGGTCGTCAGTTACCCTTTATGGTGCCAATTGTATTGATCTGGATCATGGCAATCATGGATGGTTGGCGTGGGGTTAAAGAAACTTGGCCTGCTATTTTAGTTGCCAGCTTATCTTTTTCTTTAGCGCAATATCTAACATCAAATTTTGTTGGGCCTGAGTTACCCGATATCACTGCTGCAATTGCATCATTAATCAGTTTAACTATCTTGCTTAAGTATTGGAAACCAAAACATATTTTTCTTTTTGAGGACAAAAATATACAGGTAGATGAAACTATTATCAAGCAAGCTCGTAAACAATATAGTGTGGCACAGATAGCCAAAGCCTGGTCTCCATTTCTGATACTTACAGCAATGGTGACGATCTGGAGCATCAAACCTTTTAAAGATTTATTTGTTAAGGACGGCCCATTAAGTGATTTAGTAGTTTCAATTAAAGTGCCGTATTTGCATCAATTGATTCAAAAGCTACCACCTGTCGTGCCTGAAATTAAAGATTATGATGCGATTTATAAGTTTGATTGGTTATCAGCAACGGGTACGGCGATTATATTGGCGGCATTGATCACGATTATTTATTTAAACATGAAACCTAAAGAGGCAGTTTCGACATTCTTTGAAACCGTGAATGAACTAAAAACCCCAATTTATTCGATTGGTATGGTACTGGCTTTTGCGTTCATTGCAAACTATTCAGGTCTGTCAGCGACGCTTGCTTTAGCACTGGCACATACGGGTCAGGCTTTCACGTTCTTCTCACCATTCTTGGGTTGGGTTGGAGTGTTTCTTACAGGTTCAGATACTTCAGCTAACGCATTGTTTTCAGCGTTACAAGCAACTACAGCACAGCAAATCGGTGTGCCTGAAGTCTTGTTAGTTGCTGCCAATACCAGTGGTGGAGTAACAGGTAAGATGATTTCCCCTCAATCAATCGCGATTGCTTGTGCAGCAGTGGGTTTAGTTGGTAAAGAATCTGATTTATTTAGATTTACAGTAAAACACAGCATTATCTTTACGGTGATGATTGGTATTATTGTGACCTTACAAGCTTATGTTTTCCCGTGGATGATTCCGTAA
- the lldR gene encoding transcriptional regulator LldR: MKVSDKVVQRLRLLIEKNNVQVGERLPAERQLCEQLGVSRSSLREAIQQLITAGIIQSKAGAGTYLKQLPAHWSQYQIVEPLSGLMDQDPEYRFDVQEARMVLEGGTAWYAAQRATPSDLINIRQCFEQISHFQALGDDAHAAIADANFHLAIAEASHNLVLIQMMRSLFDLLQDNVMLGRRKVYTTPQHFEQLHDQHFEVMDAIERQDSETARKAACGHIEFVVQRVRMIDEEEARRQRSSRLNRT, translated from the coding sequence ATGAAAGTCTCCGACAAAGTGGTACAGCGTTTACGTCTATTGATTGAAAAAAATAATGTGCAAGTCGGAGAGCGATTGCCTGCTGAACGCCAACTCTGTGAACAGTTAGGTGTGTCTCGTAGCTCTTTACGTGAGGCGATTCAACAACTGATTACCGCAGGGATTATTCAGAGCAAAGCGGGTGCAGGCACCTATTTAAAGCAGTTGCCTGCACATTGGTCACAGTATCAAATCGTTGAGCCATTATCCGGTTTGATGGATCAGGATCCTGAATATCGTTTTGATGTACAAGAAGCTCGTATGGTGCTTGAAGGTGGTACAGCATGGTATGCCGCACAACGTGCCACACCCAGTGATTTGATCAATATTCGTCAATGTTTTGAGCAGATTAGCCATTTTCAGGCTTTAGGTGATGATGCCCACGCAGCAATAGCGGATGCGAATTTTCATCTGGCGATTGCAGAAGCATCCCACAATCTAGTGCTGATCCAAATGATGCGTAGTTTGTTTGATTTATTGCAAGACAACGTGATGTTAGGGCGACGTAAAGTTTACACCACACCACAACATTTTGAACAATTGCATGACCAGCATTTTGAGGTGATGGACGCAATTGAACGTCAAGACTCAGAGACTGCACGTAAGGCAGCTTGTGGGCATATTGAATTTGTTGTTCAACGCGTACGTATGATCGATGAAGAAGAAGCTCGTCGTCAACGTTCGAGTCGATTAAATAGGACATAA
- the lldD gene encoding FMN-dependent L-lactate dehydrogenase LldD: MIISSANDYREAAKRRLPPFLFEYIDGGAYAEYTLKRNVDDLSKIALRQRVLNDMSELSLETQLFGENLALPVALSPVGLTGMYARRGEVQAAVAADKKGIPFTLSTVSVCPIEEVAPAIQRPMWFQLYVLRDRGFMKNALERAKAAGCSTLVFTVDMPVPGARYRDAHSGMSGKNAAIRRYMQSCMHPHWAWNVGLLGRPHDLGNISKYLGKPTGLEDYIGWLGNNFDPSISWKDLEWIRDYWEGPMVIKGILDPEDAKDAVRFGADGIVVSNHGGRQLDGVLSSARALPSIASAVKGDIKILADSGIRNGLDVVRMLAMGADICMLGRAFVYALGAAGGSGVSNLLDLIEKEMRVAMTLTGARTIADITSDCLVKLEKE; this comes from the coding sequence ATGATTATTTCTTCTGCAAATGACTATCGTGAAGCTGCGAAACGTCGTTTACCGCCATTTTTATTTGAATACATCGATGGTGGTGCCTATGCGGAATATACTTTAAAGCGTAATGTAGACGATTTATCAAAAATCGCTTTACGTCAACGTGTGTTAAATGACATGTCTGAGCTGAGCTTAGAAACGCAATTGTTTGGTGAAAATTTGGCGTTGCCAGTGGCATTGTCACCTGTAGGTCTAACGGGTATGTATGCGCGTCGTGGTGAAGTTCAAGCCGCGGTTGCCGCAGATAAAAAGGGCATTCCATTTACCTTATCAACAGTTTCAGTTTGTCCAATTGAAGAAGTGGCACCTGCGATTCAACGTCCGATGTGGTTTCAACTGTATGTACTACGTGACCGTGGTTTTATGAAAAATGCCTTGGAACGTGCTAAAGCCGCAGGCTGTTCTACCTTAGTATTCACAGTCGATATGCCTGTTCCAGGTGCGCGTTATCGTGATGCACATTCAGGAATGAGTGGTAAAAATGCTGCAATACGTCGTTATATGCAATCGTGTATGCACCCACACTGGGCTTGGAATGTCGGTTTATTGGGTCGTCCGCATGATTTGGGTAACATTTCGAAATATTTAGGTAAGCCGACAGGTCTGGAAGATTATATCGGTTGGCTGGGAAATAACTTTGACCCTTCAATTTCTTGGAAAGATCTTGAGTGGATTCGTGATTATTGGGAGGGTCCCATGGTTATTAAGGGGATTTTAGATCCTGAGGATGCCAAGGATGCGGTACGTTTCGGAGCAGATGGAATTGTGGTCTCCAATCACGGTGGTCGTCAGCTTGATGGTGTTTTGTCTTCTGCTCGTGCGCTTCCTTCAATTGCAAGTGCGGTCAAAGGTGACATCAAAATTTTAGCAGATTCAGGGATTCGTAACGGTCTTGATGTGGTACGTATGTTGGCTATGGGTGCAGATATTTGTATGCTTGGTCGTGCATTTGTATACGCACTTGGTGCTGCCGGCGGTTCTGGGGTAAGTAATTTACTAGATTTGATTGAGAAAGAAATGCGTGTGGCAATGACATTGACTGGTGCAAGAACCATTGCAGATATTACATCGGATTGCCTGGTCAAACTAGAGAAAGAGTAA
- the pfkB gene encoding 1-phosphofructokinase yields MAKILSITLNPAIDLTVQLDQLKVGEVNRQLTAQSHAAGKGLNVAQVLKDLGHELIVSGFLGQENRQIFDHHIQQEQFDNQFIYVAGQTRQNIKVAEASGQMTDINGKGFFVDTSAKQQLCERLSQLILEVDVIVIAGSLPQGFSAEELSTLILWLQSAGKKVAVDTSGVALKAAIAAHPWLIKPNTDELTETYHLPAETFAEQQHLFASLNSQIEHIVVSMGENGVNWLHRTQTLHATAPKVTVQSTVGAGDSLLAGMIHGLLSSTSPEETLKTATAIASNAVTQIGFALPDFAVIEDLKSQISVQSLS; encoded by the coding sequence ATGGCTAAGATATTAAGCATTACTCTGAATCCTGCAATTGACCTCACCGTGCAATTGGATCAACTAAAAGTTGGCGAGGTCAATCGTCAGTTAACAGCCCAAAGCCATGCAGCAGGTAAGGGCTTAAACGTGGCACAGGTCCTTAAGGATTTGGGACATGAACTGATTGTGAGTGGCTTTTTGGGGCAAGAAAACCGTCAAATTTTTGACCATCATATCCAGCAAGAGCAATTTGATAACCAATTTATTTATGTTGCAGGTCAAACACGACAAAACATTAAAGTTGCAGAAGCTTCTGGTCAGATGACTGACATCAATGGCAAGGGCTTTTTTGTAGATACCTCAGCAAAACAACAACTATGTGAACGTCTATCTCAACTGATTTTAGAGGTTGATGTGATTGTGATTGCTGGCAGTTTGCCACAAGGTTTTTCTGCAGAAGAGCTTTCGACACTGATTCTATGGTTACAATCTGCGGGTAAAAAAGTCGCAGTAGATACCAGTGGTGTTGCGTTGAAAGCAGCAATTGCTGCCCATCCTTGGTTGATTAAGCCTAATACAGATGAGTTGACAGAAACCTACCATTTGCCAGCAGAAACGTTTGCAGAACAGCAGCATCTTTTTGCCAGTTTAAATAGTCAGATCGAACATATTGTGGTCTCGATGGGTGAAAACGGGGTGAACTGGCTTCACCGCACGCAAACCCTGCATGCTACTGCACCGAAGGTCACCGTCCAAAGTACGGTGGGTGCGGGAGATTCCTTGCTGGCAGGTATGATTCATGGCTTGTTGAGTTCAACTTCCCCAGAAGAAACATTGAAAACAGCAACCGCAATTGCGAGCAATGCTGTGACCCAAATTGGGTTTGCCCTTCCAGACTTTGCTGTTATTGAAGATTTGAAATCGCAAATCTCAGTCCAATCATTGAGTTAA
- a CDS encoding fructose-specific PTS transporter subunit EIIC, which translates to MQEIKHILFVPHSPEQPINAVILAKKLSKAATALGISNDVATSVEHLDLSNVIDTVVFVGQKSADATQLRDKVVKVIGLNNAQHDAIMLLQQVLEHSDALDETIAANVGVTRFVAITACPTGVAHTFMAAEALQQGAVKHGYQIDVETQGSVGAKNVLSAESIAKADVVILATDIEVNTDRFVGKRVYRCSTGFALKQTDKTFANAIAEAKVLETGKQTATKTENENKEKTGIYKHLLTGVSFMLPMVVAGGLIIAISFMFGLNPVEGSFAASLKQIGAAAFTLMVPMLAGYIAYSIADRPGLTPGLIGGLLATQLEAGFLGGLVAGFIAGYIALFLSKQLKLPSSLEALKPILIIPLLASLAVGLIMIYVVGQPVAQLFELLTHFLANMGTTNAMIMGIILGSMMCIDVGGPINKAAYAFTVGLLTSQTYGPMAITMAAGMVPPLGMAIATFLAKHKFAKPEQDAGKAAVVLGLCFISEGAIPFAAKDPIRVLPCAIAGGAVTGALVALFKCELVTPHGGVMVLIIPNAMNYPLKYLLAIAIGSVVTGVAYAVIKQRLE; encoded by the coding sequence ATGCAAGAGATAAAACATATTTTATTTGTGCCACATAGTCCCGAGCAGCCGATTAATGCAGTGATTTTGGCCAAAAAACTGTCCAAAGCAGCAACAGCACTTGGTATTTCCAATGATGTGGCGACATCAGTTGAGCATCTCGATTTATCAAATGTTATTGATACGGTTGTTTTTGTTGGACAGAAGTCGGCAGATGCGACTCAACTGCGTGACAAGGTTGTGAAAGTCATTGGTTTGAATAACGCGCAACACGATGCGATCATGCTTTTGCAACAAGTTCTTGAGCATTCAGATGCTTTAGATGAAACTATTGCAGCCAATGTAGGGGTTACACGCTTTGTCGCCATTACAGCATGTCCAACTGGTGTTGCGCATACGTTTATGGCGGCCGAAGCCTTACAACAAGGTGCAGTAAAGCACGGTTATCAGATTGATGTTGAAACCCAAGGATCGGTTGGGGCTAAAAATGTTTTATCGGCAGAAAGTATTGCCAAAGCAGATGTGGTGATCTTAGCAACGGATATTGAGGTTAATACAGATCGCTTTGTAGGCAAACGCGTATATCGCTGCAGTACAGGATTTGCCCTTAAGCAAACGGATAAGACTTTTGCAAACGCAATTGCTGAAGCCAAAGTGCTTGAAACGGGTAAGCAAACAGCCACTAAGACAGAAAATGAAAACAAAGAAAAAACTGGAATTTATAAACACCTTTTAACAGGGGTGTCTTTCATGCTGCCGATGGTGGTGGCGGGCGGTTTGATCATTGCCATCTCGTTTATGTTTGGCCTCAATCCTGTTGAAGGAAGCTTTGCCGCATCCTTAAAGCAAATAGGTGCTGCAGCATTTACTCTTATGGTACCTATGCTGGCAGGTTACATTGCTTATTCTATTGCGGATCGTCCGGGTTTAACTCCAGGTTTGATTGGCGGTTTACTTGCAACACAATTAGAGGCAGGCTTTCTCGGTGGATTAGTTGCAGGTTTTATTGCAGGTTATATTGCGTTATTTTTATCGAAACAGCTTAAACTCCCAAGTAGCCTAGAAGCATTAAAACCAATTTTGATTATTCCACTATTGGCCAGTTTAGCTGTTGGTTTAATCATGATTTATGTGGTTGGACAGCCTGTTGCACAATTGTTTGAATTACTCACACACTTCCTTGCCAATATGGGGACGACCAATGCCATGATCATGGGGATTATCCTTGGGAGTATGATGTGTATTGATGTTGGGGGGCCAATAAATAAAGCGGCTTATGCCTTTACGGTGGGCTTACTTACGTCACAAACATACGGACCGATGGCGATTACCATGGCTGCGGGTATGGTACCGCCATTGGGTATGGCAATTGCAACTTTTCTGGCAAAGCATAAATTTGCCAAACCTGAGCAAGATGCAGGGAAGGCTGCTGTAGTTCTGGGCCTATGTTTCATCTCGGAAGGGGCTATTCCGTTTGCTGCCAAAGACCCGATTCGAGTGCTTCCATGCGCGATCGCAGGTGGTGCTGTAACTGGGGCTTTGGTTGCATTATTTAAATGTGAACTAGTCACTCCTCATGGCGGTGTAATGGTACTGATCATTCCGAATGCGATGAATTATCCATTAAAATATTTATTGGCGATTGCGATTGGAAGTGTGGTGACTGGTGTAGCTTATGCCGTGATAAAACAACGGTTAGAATAA
- the tnpB gene encoding IS66 family insertion sequence element accessory protein TnpB (TnpB, as the term is used for proteins encoded by IS66 family insertion elements, is considered an accessory protein, since TnpC, encoded by a neighboring gene, is a DDE family transposase.) produces MASGIGQGVAAFTSGLDQMIRIDEIWLSTQPLDMRAGMDTVMAQVLRAFGYIKPHCAYLFCNKRGRRMKVLVDDGLGIWLCARRLEQGKFHWAKVHQDETVTLSPEQLQALIHGLTWQRIGLQQVVTMLLIELIHSAILQT; encoded by the coding sequence ATGGCCAGTGGAATCGGCCAAGGAGTTGCTGCTTTTACTTCAGGGCTTGATCAAATGATCCGCATTGATGAAATCTGGCTTTCTACCCAACCTCTGGATATGCGAGCAGGTATGGATACTGTCATGGCTCAGGTGCTGAGAGCCTTTGGCTATATCAAACCGCATTGTGCTTATCTGTTCTGTAATAAGCGTGGCCGTCGCATGAAAGTGCTGGTGGATGATGGGCTGGGCATCTGGCTATGTGCCCGACGGCTGGAACAGGGAAAATTCCACTGGGCTAAAGTTCACCAAGATGAAACCGTGACCCTCAGCCCGGAGCAGTTACAAGCACTGATCCACGGTTTAACTTGGCAAAGAATCGGTCTGCAGCAAGTGGTAACAATGCTCTTAATCGAACTCATCCATTCTGCTATTCTCCAAACATGA
- a CDS encoding transposase, which produces MDIMFMALDTFIDTEQTTERACRIFATDFKQHLVELCLQPNTSVAKVTMQHQINANLLHKWIRQSRSMVPSFTTPSIPQTDFLPVILHPTPESNKKHRRHLNRKRMLSLISEFHCIRNNAPQEIR; this is translated from the coding sequence ATGGACATTATGTTTATGGCCTTAGACACTTTTATAGACACTGAACAAACGACAGAAAGAGCCTGCAGAATCTTCGCAACTGATTTTAAACAGCACTTGGTCGAGCTTTGCCTGCAGCCAAATACATCAGTGGCTAAGGTCACAATGCAACATCAGATCAATGCCAATCTATTACATAAATGGATTCGTCAGTCCAGATCAATGGTTCCATCATTCACAACCCCTTCCATTCCACAGACCGACTTTCTTCCCGTCATTCTTCACCCGACACCAGAGTCAAACAAGAAGCACCGCCGCCACCTGAACCGGAAAAGAATGCTGTCGCTCATATCAGAATTCCACTGCATCAGAAACAATGCTCCGCAAGAGATCAGGTGA
- a CDS encoding monovalent cation:proton antiporter-2 (CPA2) family protein, protein MSAEATSISLLSPVILLTAAVISVPLIKRLGLSSVLGYLIAGLIIGPFGLAFFYDSASILHIAELGIVMYLFVIGLEMRPSYLWGLRKEIFGLGALQISACSLGLTAVGLIYGYSWQVSFVCAAGFVLTSTAIVMQLLGDRGDIAQPRGQKIISILLFEDLLIVPLLAIVAFIAPNHVVESTSTRLQSIGIGLISIAGLIAAGYWLLNPLFRLLAAAKAREVMTAAALLVVLGAALLMQVTGLSMAMGAFLAGVLLSESTFRHQIEADIEPFRGILLGLFFLGVGMSLDLNVIKNNWGLILSAVLLLMFVKASIIYLTARLTKSSHSEALDRALLMAQGGEFAFVLFAAAMSAQITSAVERSNLTAIVVLSMILTPIIGILFKRFTQTTEQTSLENIRIAEGLSGKVLMIGFGRFGQVSSQLLLARGIDVTIIDNDIDMIQNAERFGFKIYYGDGSRLDILHASGADTAEAIVVCVDHKETTNKIVELVQHEFPLTKLLVRSYDREHALHLAKQNVDYMIRETFESAMLFGGAILEELGVDQSDVEEISQEIRERDKERFETEVAADDVYAGIGLQYTGPRPTAPLITPKHTGQILNEDDTHQ, encoded by the coding sequence ATGAGTGCAGAAGCCACATCTATCAGCCTTCTATCCCCTGTCATACTGCTCACAGCGGCAGTGATCTCAGTCCCCTTAATAAAGCGCCTAGGATTAAGCTCGGTATTGGGATATTTAATTGCAGGATTAATTATTGGTCCATTTGGACTGGCGTTTTTCTACGATTCTGCATCTATTCTGCATATTGCTGAGCTTGGTATTGTGATGTATCTGTTTGTGATTGGACTAGAAATGCGTCCATCGTATTTATGGGGTTTAAGAAAAGAAATTTTTGGATTAGGCGCATTACAAATTAGTGCCTGTTCATTGGGGTTAACGGCGGTAGGCTTGATCTATGGCTATTCTTGGCAAGTGAGTTTTGTATGTGCTGCAGGCTTTGTACTCACCTCGACTGCAATTGTGATGCAACTTTTGGGAGATCGTGGAGACATTGCTCAACCACGAGGACAAAAAATTATCTCGATCCTGCTGTTTGAAGATTTATTGATTGTCCCTTTATTGGCAATTGTCGCTTTTATCGCACCGAATCATGTTGTTGAAAGTACTTCTACGCGTTTGCAGAGCATCGGAATTGGTTTAATTTCAATTGCAGGTTTAATCGCTGCAGGCTATTGGTTGCTTAATCCTTTATTTCGCTTATTAGCCGCAGCCAAAGCCCGTGAAGTCATGACTGCAGCAGCACTCTTAGTCGTGCTCGGCGCAGCATTACTGATGCAAGTCACTGGCTTATCGATGGCAATGGGGGCATTCCTTGCAGGGGTATTACTCTCAGAATCCACTTTTCGCCATCAGATTGAAGCAGATATTGAACCGTTTCGTGGCATATTGCTCGGATTATTTTTTCTAGGCGTAGGTATGTCATTAGACCTTAACGTCATAAAAAATAACTGGGGGTTAATTTTAAGTGCTGTACTTCTGCTGATGTTTGTCAAAGCATCCATAATTTATCTGACTGCACGCCTGACCAAAAGTTCACACTCTGAAGCACTCGATCGCGCATTACTAATGGCTCAAGGGGGGGAGTTTGCTTTTGTACTCTTTGCTGCCGCCATGAGTGCTCAAATCACTAGTGCTGTTGAACGCTCAAACCTAACTGCGATTGTAGTCTTGTCGATGATTTTGACGCCGATTATTGGCATTCTATTTAAACGTTTTACCCAAACTACAGAACAAACTTCTTTAGAAAATATCCGTATTGCTGAAGGACTTTCTGGAAAAGTACTGATGATTGGTTTCGGTCGTTTTGGACAAGTCTCCAGTCAATTGCTGCTTGCTCGAGGCATTGATGTGACCATCATTGATAATGATATCGACATGATTCAAAACGCTGAAAGATTTGGATTTAAAATTTATTATGGCGATGGTTCTCGTTTAGATATTTTACATGCCTCTGGAGCAGATACGGCTGAAGCAATTGTTGTTTGCGTAGACCATAAAGAAACGACGAATAAGATTGTAGAGTTGGTGCAACATGAATTTCCTTTGACCAAGTTACTGGTTCGCTCTTATGACCGTGAGCATGCGCTGCATTTAGCAAAACAAAATGTGGATTACATGATTCGAGAAACCTTCGAGTCGGCAATGCTATTTGGCGGTGCGATTTTAGAAGAATTGGGTGTTGACCAGAGTGATGTTGAAGAAATTAGCCAAGAAATCCGAGAACGAGACAAAGAACGTTTTGAAACCGAAGTTGCAGCAGATGATGTCTATGCGGGTATCGGCTTGCAATACACAGGACCGCGTCCGACTGCACCTTTAATTACACCAAAGCACACAGGGCAAATTCTGAATGAAGATGACACTCATCAATAA
- a CDS encoding acrylate utilization transcriptional regulator AcuR, which produces MNYFSSPKRPRGRPTKHGCNYADTKEVLIHRGIELLTERGMNAMSLDDLMKSVQVPKGSFYHYFVNKEAFILEVLDAYELYFVKRLNKFLSQTDLSPLEKLQNFVKDAGEKMQKYDFKRGCILGNLGQEVSYLPQEIIARIENIFKVWEKLVSDCLHQSNSQYSLADCDEAAYQFWIGWEGAVLRARLVKSTSPLDAFYRLFTLAVKQQIT; this is translated from the coding sequence ATGAATTATTTTTCCTCACCCAAAAGACCACGTGGTCGACCAACCAAACACGGTTGTAACTATGCAGACACTAAAGAAGTTTTAATCCACCGAGGTATCGAGTTACTGACCGAACGTGGAATGAATGCTATGAGCTTGGACGATCTCATGAAATCAGTCCAAGTTCCTAAAGGGTCTTTCTACCATTATTTTGTAAATAAAGAGGCTTTTATTTTAGAAGTCTTAGATGCTTATGAACTTTATTTTGTGAAGCGATTGAATAAGTTTTTAAGTCAAACTGATCTTTCCCCACTAGAAAAGCTGCAAAATTTTGTAAAAGATGCGGGTGAAAAAATGCAAAAATATGATTTTAAACGAGGTTGTATTTTAGGTAACTTAGGACAAGAAGTGTCGTATTTACCACAAGAAATCATTGCCCGAATCGAAAATATCTTTAAGGTATGGGAGAAATTAGTTTCTGATTGCCTACATCAGTCAAATTCACAATATAGCCTAGCTGATTGCGATGAAGCTGCTTATCAGTTTTGGATTGGGTGGGAAGGTGCAGTTCTAAGAGCACGTTTGGTCAAATCAACAAGTCCCTTAGATGCATTTTATCGCTTGTTTACTTTAGCTGTAAAACAACAAATCACGTAA